Proteins encoded by one window of Chondromyces crocatus:
- a CDS encoding AraC family transcriptional regulator, which yields MKGIEELRTLAHRLSGQPGETPTALQGVTLLRLDAPLPPSPVLYTPRLCIGIDGRKEIANGEKVYEYGPGDELVVSVAVPVTGRILTVPYLAFAMEFHLVEIAQMHLELPPPEEASTAVLTGPASPELLDAVVRALRMLEHPDEVALLGPLVRREILFRVLSGPRGSMLRTLALDQGNVARIARAVAFLREHYAEPISIEHLARDAAMSVTSFHRHFKAVTAMSPLQYQKQLRLQEARHLLLGEALDVGTVSTRVGYESTTHFTREYARLFGAPPRRDAERLRARITEA from the coding sequence ATGAAGGGAATCGAAGAGCTACGCACGCTCGCGCATCGCCTGAGTGGCCAGCCGGGCGAGACGCCCACGGCCTTGCAAGGCGTCACGCTCCTGCGCCTCGACGCGCCGTTGCCGCCGTCTCCCGTTCTCTACACACCGCGCTTGTGCATCGGCATCGACGGGCGAAAGGAGATCGCCAACGGCGAGAAGGTCTACGAGTACGGTCCCGGCGATGAGCTGGTCGTGTCGGTCGCCGTGCCGGTCACCGGACGCATCCTGACGGTCCCCTACCTCGCCTTCGCGATGGAGTTCCATCTCGTCGAGATTGCCCAGATGCATCTCGAACTGCCTCCACCGGAAGAGGCCTCGACGGCGGTGCTCACCGGGCCGGCCAGCCCGGAGCTGCTCGACGCCGTGGTGCGTGCGCTGCGCATGCTCGAGCACCCGGACGAAGTTGCGCTGCTGGGACCCCTCGTGCGTCGCGAAATCCTGTTCCGGGTGCTCAGCGGTCCGCGCGGATCCATGCTGCGCACCCTCGCGCTCGACCAGGGGAACGTCGCACGGATCGCCAGGGCGGTCGCTTTTCTGCGGGAGCACTACGCCGAGCCGATCAGCATCGAGCACCTCGCACGCGACGCGGCGATGAGCGTCACCTCGTTTCATCGCCACTTCAAGGCGGTCACCGCGATGAGCCCGCTGCAGTACCAGAAGCAGCTACGCTTGCAGGAGGCGCGACACCTCCTGCTCGGAGAAGCGCTCGACGTGGGCACCGTGAGCACACGCGTGGGCTACGAGAGCACCACCCACTTCACGCGCGAGTATGCGCGCCTGTTCGGTGCGCCTCCGCGCCGCGACGCCGAGCGCCTCCGCGCCAGGATCACGGAAGCTTGA
- a CDS encoding LysR family transcriptional regulator, with protein MLRTNLNDVLAFMAVVDAGSFVAGGQAMGLSRSAAGKAILRLEDRLGARLLNRTTRTLGLTDEGRVFHERWLQILASVDEAEASVAGRSGVPRGVLRLTVPDAFGRLVVLPLLRKYLRAWPAIQAEVSFTDRVVDLVEEGFDLAVRIGVTTPDTRFVSRVVARFEPVLCASPSYLSERGEPLSLDDLAAHDCLYFSSRNQRQSWRFRGDDGTWIKAPGRSRLRLDSGEAIRDAARAGLGIGFLPDFLVTRDLAAGRLRRVLPDLEAGEGKVVALYPSKRLLEPRVRHFIELMVDEPGP; from the coding sequence ATGCTGCGCACCAACCTCAACGATGTGCTCGCCTTCATGGCCGTCGTCGACGCAGGCAGCTTCGTCGCCGGGGGACAGGCCATGGGCCTCTCCCGATCGGCCGCGGGCAAAGCCATCCTCCGCCTGGAAGACCGGCTCGGCGCCCGCCTCCTGAACCGCACGACCAGGACCCTCGGCCTCACCGACGAAGGCCGCGTGTTCCACGAGCGCTGGCTCCAGATCCTCGCCTCCGTCGACGAAGCCGAGGCCAGCGTGGCCGGCCGCAGCGGCGTACCGCGTGGCGTCCTGCGGCTCACCGTCCCCGATGCCTTCGGCCGCCTCGTGGTGCTCCCGCTCCTCCGGAAATACCTCCGCGCCTGGCCCGCCATCCAGGCCGAGGTGAGCTTCACCGACCGCGTGGTCGACCTCGTCGAAGAGGGCTTCGATCTCGCCGTCCGCATCGGCGTCACGACCCCGGACACGCGGTTCGTCTCCCGGGTGGTCGCCCGATTCGAGCCCGTACTCTGCGCCTCACCGTCCTACCTCTCCGAACGCGGCGAGCCGCTCTCCCTCGACGATCTCGCCGCCCACGACTGCCTTTACTTCAGCAGCCGCAACCAGCGGCAGAGCTGGCGGTTTCGCGGCGACGACGGCACCTGGATCAAGGCCCCGGGCCGCAGCCGCTTGCGGCTCGACAGCGGCGAAGCCATCCGGGATGCCGCGAGGGCAGGCCTCGGCATCGGCTTTCTCCCGGACTTCCTGGTCACCAGGGATCTCGCCGCCGGTCGCCTCCGGCGGGTACTCCCCGACCTCGAGGCAGGCGAGGGGAAAGTCGTGGCGCTCTACCCCAGCAAACGCCTCCTGGAGCCGCGCGTCCGGCACTTCATCGAGCTCATGGTCGACGAGCCCGGGCCCTGA
- a CDS encoding RidA family protein translates to MTTSVRTYDHGVPWEGDFGVTQAYSVNGTIYISGQFAHDMQGNFVGEGDFEVQARQTLENLDRVLTGFGITKENIAELEIFLVDTKAHFQPCVALLKAYMGGHRAAGTLIGVAGLAFPHQLIEIRAVAHAS, encoded by the coding sequence ATGACCACCAGTGTCAGGACGTACGATCACGGTGTTCCCTGGGAAGGGGATTTCGGTGTCACGCAAGCCTACAGCGTCAACGGGACCATCTACATCTCGGGTCAGTTTGCCCACGATATGCAAGGCAACTTCGTCGGCGAGGGCGATTTCGAGGTGCAGGCCCGGCAGACGCTGGAAAACCTCGATCGTGTGCTGACGGGGTTCGGCATCACGAAGGAGAACATTGCCGAGCTGGAGATCTTTCTCGTCGACACGAAAGCGCATTTCCAGCCCTGCGTGGCGCTGCTCAAGGCCTACATGGGCGGCCATCGCGCGGCAGGCACCCTCATCGGCGTGGCGGGGCTGGCGTTCCCTCATCAGCTGATCGAGATTCGCGCCGTCGCGCACGCGAGCTAG
- a CDS encoding NAD(P)-dependent alcohol dehydrogenase, which yields MDTYGYAAHSADTPLAPFHFKRRSLRPDDVAVEILYCGVCHTDLHMARNDWGVSQYPLVPGHEIVGRVVDAGVNVSRHRAGDIVAIGTFVDSCGTCAPCQRGDETMCKKGVLLTYNGLDPSSGEMTRGGYSKHIVARDRNVLQVPKALDPSRTGPLLCAGTTMYTPLEVWNTGPGMRVAIAGLGGLGHLGVKFAAALGAEVTVITRSAAKAEEASALGAHHTLVSTDAAAMARHESAFDLIVDTIPVAHDLRAYVTLLDHDGTLVNVGAISMPVEVDMLPLVVGRRRIAGAGAGGNRPTQEMLAFCAEKNVLPETELIGMESIAEAFDRLERGDVRYRFVLDVGAFKLP from the coding sequence ATGGACACCTACGGCTATGCAGCGCACTCCGCGGACACGCCTCTCGCTCCCTTCCACTTCAAGCGTCGCTCGCTTCGCCCGGACGACGTGGCCGTGGAGATTCTCTACTGCGGCGTCTGCCACACCGACCTGCACATGGCGCGCAACGACTGGGGAGTCAGCCAGTACCCGCTCGTGCCCGGTCACGAGATCGTCGGGCGCGTCGTCGACGCCGGGGTGAACGTCTCGCGGCACCGCGCCGGCGACATCGTCGCGATCGGGACGTTCGTCGATAGTTGCGGGACATGCGCCCCCTGCCAGCGCGGCGACGAGACGATGTGCAAGAAGGGCGTCTTGCTGACGTACAACGGCCTCGATCCGTCGTCGGGGGAGATGACGCGCGGCGGGTACTCGAAGCACATCGTGGCGAGGGACCGCAACGTGCTGCAGGTGCCGAAGGCGCTCGATCCCTCCCGGACAGGGCCGCTTCTGTGCGCAGGGACCACCATGTACACGCCGCTCGAGGTCTGGAACACCGGGCCAGGGATGCGCGTCGCCATCGCCGGGCTCGGCGGGCTCGGGCACCTCGGTGTGAAGTTCGCGGCTGCGCTGGGCGCGGAGGTCACGGTCATCACGCGCAGCGCCGCCAAGGCAGAGGAGGCCAGCGCGCTCGGAGCGCACCACACGCTGGTGTCGACCGACGCCGCGGCCATGGCACGTCACGAGAGCGCGTTCGATCTCATCGTGGACACGATTCCCGTCGCGCACGACCTGAGAGCCTATGTGACCTTGCTCGATCACGACGGCACGCTGGTGAACGTCGGCGCCATCTCCATGCCCGTGGAGGTGGACATGCTCCCCCTCGTGGTGGGAAGGCGTCGGATTGCCGGCGCAGGCGCTGGCGGGAACCGCCCGACGCAGGAGATGCTGGCGTTCTGCGCCGAGAAGAATGTGCTGCCGGAGACCGAGCTGATCGGGATGGAGTCCATCGCGGAAGCCTTCGATCGCCTCGAACGGGGTGACGTGCGCTACCGCTTCGTCCTCGATGTGGGGGCCTTCAAGCTTCCGTGA
- a CDS encoding RHS repeat domain-containing protein: MRKTSATQEIVSFGELYERMTDVVTGNVEHRYHVHNDERIVSLVRRSTAQGTRTLHVHADHLGSIDVLTDGVTGTVTERRSYDAFGAPRHPDWGSGQPPSLHELSSLGFTGHEADLDIGLVNMKGRIYDPKLGRFLTPDPLVPRPLFGQSWNGYSYVRNSPLSLVDPSGFQEQPPATEEGCSQGCTIWVFGPPREPKPPAPPKVVEGNLEEAAGVGSTQAPGDVGTSGVRSGWSPQLPATLQALARGDAIARRIMDGVHLGMARMLLESAKLGILGGTSRIYVAYTTITAAWNGYKESGLPGALDAVNPASQMVEAGVEAYEAAAAEDWEAAGASLFKAGSIGMSILATAVGVGGAITATVGSTAKAAGSAVKPGPQATVPYKRPSGATTPAQRASVQGKPCVDCGAVTSKQVADHKTPLVKEHYETGSIAPERMRSIDAVQPQCPTCSARQGAELSRYAREQKVRLGQGNP, translated from the coding sequence GTGCGCAAGACCAGCGCGACACAGGAGATCGTCTCCTTCGGGGAGCTCTACGAGCGCATGACCGATGTCGTCACGGGGAACGTCGAGCACCGCTACCATGTTCACAACGACGAGCGCATCGTCTCTCTGGTACGGCGCTCGACAGCACAGGGCACGCGCACGCTGCACGTCCATGCCGACCACCTCGGGTCGATCGATGTGCTCACCGACGGCGTGACCGGCACCGTCACTGAGCGGCGCAGCTACGATGCCTTCGGAGCACCGCGCCATCCCGACTGGGGTTCGGGCCAGCCGCCGTCACTCCACGAGCTGTCATCGCTTGGCTTCACCGGGCATGAGGCGGACCTCGACATCGGCCTCGTGAACATGAAGGGGCGCATCTACGACCCCAAGCTCGGTCGGTTCCTCACGCCGGATCCGCTCGTGCCGCGGCCCCTCTTCGGGCAGAGCTGGAACGGCTACTCGTACGTACGCAACAGCCCACTGTCGCTGGTCGATCCCAGTGGGTTTCAAGAGCAGCCACCTGCAACGGAGGAGGGATGCTCGCAGGGCTGCACCATCTGGGTGTTCGGTCCGCCCCGTGAGCCGAAGCCGCCTGCACCGCCCAAGGTCGTCGAGGGCAACCTGGAGGAAGCCGCGGGCGTCGGCTCGACGCAGGCGCCCGGCGATGTCGGGACCTCCGGGGTCCGTAGCGGGTGGAGTCCGCAGCTCCCAGCCACACTGCAGGCGCTAGCCCGTGGTGACGCCATCGCTCGGCGCATCATGGATGGCGTCCACCTCGGGATGGCCAGGATGCTGCTGGAGTCCGCCAAGCTCGGCATCCTGGGTGGCACCAGCCGCATCTACGTCGCCTACACCACGATCACAGCGGCCTGGAATGGCTACAAGGAGAGCGGGCTGCCCGGCGCCCTCGATGCAGTCAACCCCGCCAGCCAGATGGTCGAAGCTGGCGTGGAGGCCTACGAGGCCGCTGCCGCCGAGGACTGGGAGGCCGCAGGCGCCAGCTTGTTCAAGGCCGGGTCGATCGGGATGTCCATCCTCGCCACCGCTGTCGGGGTTGGGGGCGCCATCACGGCCACCGTCGGGTCGACGGCGAAGGCGGCGGGGAGTGCAGTGAAACCGGGGCCACAGGCAACAGTTCCATACAAGCGGCCTTCCGGAGCGACCACTCCAGCACAACGGGCATCAGTTCAGGGCAAGCCCTGCGTTGATTGTGGCGCAGTAACATCCAAGCAGGTGGCAGATCACAAGACTCCCTTGGTGAAAGAACACTATGAAACCGGCAGCATTGCTCCGGAGCGGATGCGCAGCATCGATGCCGTACAGCCGCAATGCCCCACGTGTTCGGCACGTCAAGGTGCGGAGTTGAGCCGATACGCCCGCGAACAAAAGGTACGACTCGGCCAAGGGAATCCATGA
- a CDS encoding S1 family peptidase: MKHRTPAQREASHGGRRRLAGTRLPAASALRPAALSAALLGVPFAAGCALDATEAGASTAGLLGATEAGASTTGLLDAERLAEGRAWITDGTLTLGDPAVVGLVRGGKIGCTGVVVSPQLVLTAAHCVVNALPDALLVGSALNEGEQVDLVRSFLHPRYRLGEAAHDLGALVLRAPLEVAPIPLNAAALVTADEGQRLRIVGFGQVAGDDPLPAQKREGSSTIGTIASSTFRVEPDPAQPCSGDSGGPALATRAGAEVLLGIISSGDGACSAGSEAVRVDAHRETFLAPLLTLVEGTSRELGQRCVVDRNCASGLCLAPDDAPSFAFCTQACTEEEACGEGMRCGDLGASTPAEGAGDRDLPEGKVCRFAGPSPGAIGSACGSDDACEFGLCAAFDESASLVCSALCFPGDPQRCGPDATCSPLADRDGVFGCARLDDDGEDAPFVATGGCALGGARSGAGSCRAGLMLGLVCAMAWRRRAGQRKPGCQSP; encoded by the coding sequence ATGAAGCACCGCACGCCGGCGCAGCGCGAGGCAAGCCACGGGGGGCGCCGGCGGCTCGCGGGTACGAGGCTGCCAGCCGCGTCGGCCTTGCGACCGGCGGCCCTGTCGGCAGCGCTGCTCGGCGTCCCGTTCGCCGCCGGCTGCGCGCTCGATGCGACCGAAGCGGGCGCCTCCACCGCGGGACTGCTCGGCGCGACCGAAGCAGGCGCCTCCACCACGGGACTGCTCGACGCCGAGCGCCTCGCCGAGGGCAGGGCGTGGATCACCGACGGCACCCTGACCCTGGGTGACCCCGCGGTCGTCGGCCTCGTGCGCGGTGGCAAGATCGGCTGCACCGGCGTCGTGGTCAGCCCCCAGCTCGTCCTGACCGCGGCCCACTGCGTCGTCAACGCGCTGCCTGACGCACTCCTCGTGGGCAGCGCCCTGAACGAGGGCGAGCAGGTGGACCTCGTCCGTAGCTTCCTTCATCCCCGCTACCGCCTCGGAGAAGCGGCCCACGACCTGGGCGCGCTCGTGCTGCGCGCTCCGCTCGAGGTGGCCCCCATCCCCCTGAACGCCGCAGCGCTCGTCACCGCGGACGAAGGCCAGCGCCTCCGGATCGTGGGCTTCGGGCAGGTCGCTGGCGACGACCCCCTCCCGGCGCAGAAGCGCGAAGGCAGCTCGACGATCGGCACCATCGCCTCCTCGACCTTCCGCGTGGAGCCCGATCCCGCGCAGCCTTGCTCCGGCGACTCCGGAGGCCCAGCCCTCGCCACACGCGCCGGTGCGGAGGTGCTCCTCGGCATCATCTCCTCCGGCGACGGCGCCTGCTCCGCGGGCTCCGAGGCCGTGCGGGTGGACGCGCACCGTGAAACCTTCCTCGCGCCCTTGCTCACCCTGGTCGAGGGCACCTCCAGGGAACTCGGCCAGCGCTGCGTCGTCGACCGGAACTGCGCCTCGGGGCTCTGCCTCGCCCCCGACGATGCGCCGAGCTTCGCCTTCTGCACCCAGGCCTGCACCGAGGAGGAAGCGTGCGGCGAGGGGATGCGCTGCGGCGACCTGGGCGCGTCGACGCCCGCAGAGGGGGCAGGAGACCGCGACCTGCCCGAGGGCAAGGTCTGTCGGTTTGCGGGCCCCAGCCCTGGCGCGATCGGCTCGGCGTGCGGCAGCGACGACGCCTGCGAGTTCGGCCTGTGCGCCGCCTTCGACGAGAGCGCGTCCCTGGTGTGCAGCGCCCTGTGCTTCCCTGGCGACCCTCAGCGCTGCGGCCCCGACGCGACCTGCTCGCCGCTGGCGGACCGGGACGGCGTGTTCGGGTGCGCCCGCCTCGACGACGACGGGGAAGATGCACCTTTCGTGGCGACGGGCGGCTGCGCCCTCGGGGGGGCACGCAGCGGCGCGGGAAGCTGCAGGGCTGGCCTGATGCTCGGGTTGGTCTGCGCCATGGCCTGGCGCCGGCGAGCGGGGCAGAGGAAGCCAGGATGTCAGAGCCCCTGA
- a CDS encoding SDR family NAD(P)-dependent oxidoreductase, producing the protein MRTPQAPIPSGFDAFTTAADVLRGVDLRDKTAIVTGGYSGLGRETVRVLLLAGARVIVPTRDVPRAKAALAHIDGADVQPMDLLDPASIDAFAARFLATEQPLHLLVNSAGIMALPELTRDARGFEAQFATNHLGHVQLVAKLWPALCRAQGARVVSVSSLGHRFSPVVFDDLHYQRRPYDPFGAYGQSKTANILFAVALDERGKDHGVRAFSLHPGSIVGTGLDRHVPIAALEAVGMLDADGKPIIAPTKGFKTVEQGAATQVWCATSPQLAGKGGVYCENVDIAPLRVVPPGTTFAIRDASIITGVLDYAVDPEAAAHLWEVSRALLGLGDLEA; encoded by the coding sequence ATGCGCACCCCTCAAGCTCCCATCCCTTCCGGTTTCGACGCCTTCACCACCGCCGCCGACGTCCTCCGCGGCGTGGACCTGCGGGACAAGACCGCGATCGTCACCGGCGGCTACTCCGGCCTTGGCCGCGAGACCGTCCGCGTCCTCCTGCTCGCAGGCGCCCGGGTGATCGTCCCGACCCGTGACGTCCCGCGGGCCAAGGCCGCCCTCGCCCACATCGACGGCGCCGACGTCCAGCCCATGGACCTGCTCGACCCCGCCTCCATCGACGCCTTCGCCGCCCGCTTCCTCGCGACCGAGCAGCCCCTCCACCTCCTCGTGAACAGCGCCGGGATCATGGCGCTGCCCGAGCTGACCCGCGACGCACGCGGCTTCGAGGCGCAGTTCGCCACGAACCACCTCGGTCACGTCCAGCTCGTCGCGAAGCTCTGGCCGGCCCTCTGCCGCGCCCAGGGCGCCCGCGTCGTGTCCGTGTCCTCCCTGGGCCACCGCTTCTCGCCCGTGGTCTTCGACGACCTGCACTACCAGCGCCGCCCGTACGATCCCTTCGGCGCCTACGGACAGTCGAAGACGGCGAACATCCTGTTCGCGGTGGCCCTGGACGAGCGCGGCAAAGACCACGGCGTCCGCGCATTCTCCCTCCACCCTGGCAGCATCGTGGGCACGGGCCTCGACCGCCACGTCCCCATCGCGGCCCTCGAGGCCGTCGGCATGCTGGATGCGGACGGCAAGCCCATCATCGCCCCGACGAAGGGCTTCAAGACCGTGGAGCAAGGCGCCGCGACGCAGGTCTGGTGCGCGACGAGCCCGCAGCTCGCCGGCAAGGGCGGCGTGTACTGCGAGAACGTGGACATCGCCCCGCTGCGCGTCGTGCCCCCCGGCACCACCTTCGCGATCCGCGACGCCAGCATCATCACCGGCGTCCTGGACTACGCCGTGGACCCCGAAGCCGCCGCCCACCTGTGGGAGGTGAGCCGTGCGCTGCTGGGCCTCGGCGACCTGGAGGCGTAG
- a CDS encoding immunity protein Imm33 domain-containing protein, translated as MEQIATCQRYGAKFDPPADDMKAGVALNVRERLQPLNGLRHPPEGDTSGWYIWAGEGDPSEDPEFFQPLHIKHLHVWCPELVRLLALPPGWRFLIADNHEDVWEDPTLLNP; from the coding sequence TTGGAACAGATCGCAACGTGTCAGCGCTACGGCGCGAAATTCGATCCTCCCGCAGACGATATGAAGGCAGGGGTGGCTCTCAACGTGCGTGAGCGGCTTCAACCGCTCAACGGGCTTCGACATCCACCAGAGGGAGACACGAGTGGGTGGTACATCTGGGCAGGTGAAGGCGACCCGAGCGAAGACCCGGAGTTTTTTCAACCGCTACACATCAAGCATCTGCACGTGTGGTGTCCAGAGCTGGTGCGGCTCCTGGCACTACCACCAGGCTGGAGATTCCTGATCGCAGACAATCATGAAGATGTTTGGGAGGACCCAACATTGCTGAACCCCTGA
- a CDS encoding AraC family transcriptional regulator, translated as MLQDPLSEVLALMRAQTVVSGGLVAGGRWAVRFPPPQKLKFFVLMRGTCWLTLEGQKAPSLLAEGDVLLLLAQRPFVIGSALDVPPVDAELLFADPGLRVGRVGEGEMFSLLGGHVALDPTSGRLLLDELPPRIHIRAASDEARPLRWLIDRLVQEHRGGSAGSEFAATQIAQLMFLHALRVYLSGLGEPGNAGGEQGAGRLRALSDPRLAPALRLMHGEPARAWHLDELARASAMSRTSFALHFKAVAGVAPLAYLTEWRMRLAERALRDSDAPVARVAESLGYASESSFSTAFKRVTGSAPQRYRSAARQRAPSP; from the coding sequence GTGCTCCAGGATCCTCTCTCCGAAGTGCTCGCGCTGATGCGGGCGCAGACCGTGGTGTCGGGTGGGCTCGTGGCCGGTGGGCGGTGGGCGGTGCGCTTTCCGCCGCCGCAGAAGCTGAAGTTCTTCGTGCTGATGCGTGGCACGTGCTGGTTGACCCTGGAGGGGCAGAAGGCGCCGAGCTTGCTGGCAGAGGGGGACGTGCTGCTGCTTCTGGCACAGCGGCCGTTCGTGATCGGGAGCGCGCTGGATGTGCCGCCGGTCGACGCCGAGCTGCTGTTCGCGGACCCTGGCCTGCGGGTCGGTCGGGTCGGGGAGGGGGAGATGTTCTCGCTGCTCGGGGGGCACGTGGCGCTGGACCCGACGAGCGGTCGGCTGCTGCTCGACGAGCTGCCGCCGCGCATCCACATCCGCGCGGCGTCCGACGAGGCCCGGCCGCTGCGGTGGTTGATCGATCGGCTGGTGCAGGAGCACCGCGGAGGCAGCGCGGGCTCGGAGTTCGCGGCGACGCAGATCGCGCAGCTGATGTTCCTGCATGCGCTCCGGGTGTACCTGAGCGGCCTGGGGGAGCCGGGGAATGCGGGGGGTGAGCAGGGGGCGGGGCGGCTGCGGGCGCTCAGCGATCCTCGCCTCGCGCCGGCGCTGCGCTTGATGCACGGGGAGCCTGCGCGCGCCTGGCACCTCGACGAGCTGGCCAGGGCTTCGGCGATGTCGAGGACGTCGTTCGCCCTTCACTTCAAGGCGGTCGCGGGAGTCGCGCCGCTGGCCTATCTCACCGAATGGCGAATGCGGTTGGCAGAGCGCGCGCTGCGGGACAGCGACGCGCCGGTGGCGCGGGTGGCGGAGTCGCTGGGGTATGCGTCGGAGAGCTCGTTCAGCACGGCGTTCAAGCGGGTCACGGGGAGCGCTCCGCAGAGGTACCGCAGCGCAGCCCGTCAGCGCGCGCCGTCGCCGTGA
- a CDS encoding Ig-like domain-containing protein, whose product MEAERGSTSAGFCAWPDEPWSRQPRATAQTRTMVDSTVMKSGIIAQLLCLSAMAACSADRPGESSGAGTGSDAGGAGGAGGAGGAGGAGGAGGAGGAGGAPSPLEFTPCPAPDSNDVAINTVIRLRASEPIDAATVSASSLAVRVEDVLVMGSIEVSGHDLTFTAHDTLPPNQRARVTLAADVRDRHGRALTGGGSSWEFVTGSGPAAVPGFTFAAPLSPPRGEHAPVHALTMNGEHAVLAWANRGLLATMSDGTSFLPPLVVVEGIFAEQIDLAIGGGAAHFVWTFFDGPGTILYNRAHMSLSSPATSTVALSPASYVPQVATGPNGIVVAAWDTHSDYWSPIGGRITTSLDNGESFSPLSLVEYGSSYPALTYVDGHLVLAWRASPAGELLIAASNDDGLSFGPPATITISTTPPSRHQIVDNHAGEALVLWQQGANRTVHVRSFSPASNMLGPEVELMPPDEPNTCAKLASSLTGKAVVARSHRELPGRPWATVLQTSDDGGHTFGPPSVVDVIDATGGCPAVGYAPSGDVYLAWRREPYKLMLSRGRPKRPCE is encoded by the coding sequence ATGGAAGCAGAGAGGGGAAGCACATCGGCGGGCTTTTGCGCCTGGCCCGATGAGCCATGGTCCAGGCAGCCGCGCGCCACTGCACAGACTCGAACGATGGTAGACTCCACGGTGATGAAATCCGGCATCATTGCCCAGTTACTCTGTCTCTCTGCCATGGCCGCATGCAGCGCAGACCGACCCGGAGAAAGCTCTGGCGCTGGGACCGGCTCAGACGCAGGCGGCGCAGGCGGCGCAGGCGGCGCAGGCGGCGCAGGCGGCGCAGGCGGCGCAGGCGGCGCAGGCGGCGCAGGCGGCGCGCCCTCCCCCCTGGAGTTCACCCCGTGTCCAGCTCCAGACTCGAATGACGTCGCAATCAACACCGTGATCCGGTTGCGCGCGTCGGAGCCGATTGATGCAGCTACGGTGTCGGCATCGAGTCTGGCAGTTCGGGTCGAAGATGTCCTGGTGATGGGTTCCATCGAGGTCTCTGGACACGACCTCACATTCACGGCTCACGACACGCTGCCGCCCAATCAGCGAGCCAGGGTCACCCTCGCCGCAGACGTCCGCGATCGCCACGGCCGAGCGCTCACGGGAGGCGGGAGCAGCTGGGAGTTCGTGACGGGCAGCGGACCGGCCGCTGTACCAGGCTTCACGTTCGCGGCCCCCCTGAGCCCGCCGCGAGGCGAGCACGCGCCCGTGCATGCGCTGACCATGAATGGTGAGCATGCGGTGCTGGCCTGGGCCAACAGGGGGCTCCTCGCGACCATGAGCGATGGCACGTCGTTTCTTCCGCCACTGGTGGTCGTCGAAGGCATCTTCGCAGAACAGATCGATCTGGCGATCGGAGGCGGGGCGGCGCACTTCGTATGGACGTTCTTCGATGGTCCCGGGACCATCCTCTACAATCGCGCCCATATGTCGCTATCGTCCCCGGCAACCTCCACGGTTGCGCTGAGTCCAGCGTCCTATGTCCCGCAGGTGGCGACTGGTCCCAATGGGATCGTGGTGGCAGCCTGGGACACGCACTCGGACTACTGGAGTCCGATTGGCGGCCGCATCACCACGTCTCTGGACAATGGTGAGTCGTTCTCTCCGCTCTCTCTGGTCGAGTACGGATCGAGCTACCCTGCCCTGACCTATGTCGACGGACACCTCGTCCTCGCGTGGAGGGCGAGCCCCGCCGGCGAGCTGCTGATTGCGGCTTCGAATGATGACGGGCTGAGCTTCGGACCGCCCGCGACCATAACGATCTCGACAACCCCACCATCGCGCCACCAGATCGTGGACAACCACGCAGGAGAGGCGCTCGTCCTCTGGCAACAAGGAGCGAATCGCACCGTCCACGTGCGGAGCTTCTCGCCAGCCTCGAACATGCTCGGGCCCGAGGTGGAGCTGATGCCACCGGACGAACCCAATACCTGCGCGAAGCTGGCCTCGTCGCTCACTGGAAAAGCCGTCGTCGCGCGCAGTCACAGGGAGCTTCCTGGCCGCCCCTGGGCGACTGTGTTGCAGACCTCCGACGATGGGGGACACACGTTTGGCCCGCCGAGCGTCGTCGATGTGATCGACGCGACGGGGGGGTGTCCGGCCGTGGGCTACGCCCCCTCGGGCGACGTGTACCTGGCGTGGCGCCGAGAGCCATACAAGCTGATGTTGAGCCGGGGCAGGCCCAAGCGTCCGTGCGAGTAG